The Haloferax sp. Atlit-12N genome contains a region encoding:
- a CDS encoding NAD(P)/FAD-dependent oxidoreductase — translation MADVIVIGGGPAGLTTALFAAKNGLSTTVFDTDKTWMHKAHLFNYPGIGSIDGTDYMETLRTQVDHFDAERHQGEEVTDVSEGDDGFVVTTDDDEYESDYVVLATGANRDLAESLGCAFDDEIVDVDVTMETSVEGAYATGAMVRAEEWQAVISAGDGAAAALNILSKEKGEHYHDFDVPADAESVYGSLIDEV, via the coding sequence ATGGCAGACGTAATCGTCATCGGCGGCGGTCCCGCTGGTCTGACAACCGCCCTCTTCGCCGCGAAGAACGGGCTCTCCACGACGGTGTTCGACACGGACAAGACGTGGATGCACAAGGCACATCTGTTCAACTATCCCGGAATCGGCTCCATCGACGGAACGGACTACATGGAGACGCTCCGCACGCAGGTCGACCACTTCGACGCGGAGCGCCACCAAGGCGAGGAAGTCACCGACGTGAGCGAGGGAGACGACGGCTTCGTCGTCACGACCGACGACGACGAGTACGAGTCCGACTACGTCGTGCTCGCCACGGGCGCGAACCGGGACCTCGCGGAGTCGCTCGGCTGCGCCTTCGACGACGAAATCGTCGACGTGGACGTGACGATGGAGACGAGCGTCGAGGGTGCCTACGCGACGGGTGCGATGGTCCGCGCCGAAGAGTGGCAGGCCGTCATCTCCGCCGGCGACGGCGCGGCCGCCGCCCTCAACATCCTCTCGAAGGAGAAGGGCGAACACTACCACGACTTCGACGTGCCCGCCGACGCCGAGTCCGTCTACGGCTCCCTCATCGACGAGGTCTAA